In a single window of the Streptomyces sp. NBC_00285 genome:
- a CDS encoding HD domain-containing protein: protein MPTLTDWAYPLAESLLADPLPRRWKHCLGVAERARTIALVLDQDADLLEAAAVLHDIGYAPDLAKTGFHPLDGARYLRDVADADERVTNLVAHHSCAWLEAEARGMREELEGEFPRESAHLNDALCYCDMNTTPDGTPTNPIDRINEITGRYGPESLIGQFIRRAEPEILACTSRVLERVGAAKRQPM from the coding sequence TTGCCGACGTTGACCGATTGGGCCTATCCCCTGGCTGAGTCCCTGCTCGCCGACCCGCTTCCGCGGCGCTGGAAGCACTGTCTCGGAGTAGCTGAGAGGGCGCGTACGATCGCGCTCGTTCTTGACCAGGACGCGGATCTGTTGGAGGCCGCAGCGGTACTGCACGACATCGGCTATGCGCCGGACCTGGCCAAGACGGGCTTTCACCCGCTGGACGGGGCCCGCTATCTCCGAGACGTGGCCGACGCCGACGAACGGGTCACTAACCTGGTTGCTCACCACTCCTGCGCATGGTTGGAGGCAGAAGCCCGTGGCATGCGTGAGGAGTTGGAGGGTGAGTTCCCCCGCGAAAGTGCGCACCTGAACGATGCGCTCTGCTACTGCGACATGAACACCACGCCGGACGGCACCCCTACGAACCCGATCGATCGGATCAACGAGATCACCGGACGGTACGGGCCGGAGAGCTTGATCGGACAGTTCATTCGTCGGGCCGAACCCGAGATCCTGGCGTGCACATCGCGCGTGCTCGAACGGGTCGGCGCCGCCAAGCGTCAGCCGATGTAG
- a CDS encoding FtsK/SpoIIIE domain-containing protein — protein MGKKPQQSKGEDTYGQMTGAIGVLVIAFGVLAAIKDKLGLSWPATVLLTAGTLLAAGYMAWRLRTGFAQLRNGLKQLPTPAQQPVAQPAVALRQEAPESPVGAEQGAETAVQADPAHPELTAALRTAGVIGQNEVIRADEVTIGTVQNGSVYNFLVPKGRTYEDVEKRLGTVAGMFGVTRLHMKLERSRDNERHVQLLKLHEPPFTHAFPAPTRQEIATFAGVPLGHDVTGQLAGVPTFDKASLLVAGMTQRGKTTLINGLITCLLIAYGDFELYLLDGKFCGLTKFEKIAARYESSDDPAVFEELLDELNARSDSRYKKIKEAIRNRQPAPVFTPVIFIVDETADFFSHDESKEGKERARRIADKARSLVSKALESGISTVLMTQRPSTNAIPVIVRDQFLYRLCLYVASSGTAKVALGDTYFETIAPINPALLDPDIKGQAVLFVNGRSILIRGFNFEDQFIWRVVDAIHTRQQKTLDEGPTSPLKQAIDLMRNDRVEFMPTADLAPSLGITEADPVERGKQLNRLLGVPADKGPKGVRGYRLADLKAAALSAA, from the coding sequence GTGGGAAAGAAGCCACAGCAAAGCAAGGGTGAGGACACCTACGGGCAGATGACGGGCGCGATCGGCGTCCTGGTGATCGCGTTCGGTGTCCTGGCCGCCATCAAGGACAAGTTGGGCCTGTCCTGGCCGGCCACTGTCCTGCTGACCGCTGGGACCCTGCTCGCGGCGGGCTATATGGCCTGGCGCCTCCGGACGGGCTTTGCCCAGCTCCGGAACGGGCTGAAGCAATTGCCGACGCCCGCGCAACAGCCGGTGGCGCAGCCCGCGGTGGCCTTGCGGCAGGAGGCGCCCGAATCACCCGTAGGGGCAGAGCAGGGAGCTGAGACGGCCGTTCAGGCTGACCCGGCGCATCCGGAGCTCACCGCGGCGCTGCGTACCGCCGGCGTCATCGGCCAGAACGAGGTGATCCGGGCTGATGAGGTCACCATCGGCACGGTGCAGAACGGCTCGGTCTACAACTTCCTGGTGCCCAAAGGCCGTACCTACGAGGACGTCGAAAAGCGCCTCGGGACCGTGGCGGGGATGTTCGGGGTCACGCGTCTGCACATGAAGCTGGAGCGCAGTCGTGACAACGAACGCCATGTGCAGCTGCTGAAGCTGCACGAACCTCCCTTCACCCACGCATTCCCGGCCCCCACCCGGCAGGAGATCGCCACCTTCGCGGGGGTGCCGCTCGGGCATGACGTCACCGGCCAGCTCGCCGGGGTGCCCACGTTCGACAAGGCATCCCTGCTGGTCGCGGGCATGACGCAGCGGGGCAAGACCACGCTGATCAACGGCCTGATCACGTGTCTGTTGATCGCGTACGGCGACTTCGAGCTGTATCTGCTCGACGGGAAATTCTGCGGGCTCACCAAGTTCGAGAAGATCGCTGCCCGCTACGAGTCGTCCGACGACCCGGCCGTTTTCGAGGAACTCCTCGATGAGCTGAACGCCCGCTCGGACAGCCGGTACAAAAAAATCAAGGAAGCCATTCGGAACCGGCAGCCTGCACCGGTATTCACACCGGTGATTTTCATCGTCGACGAGACTGCCGACTTCTTCTCTCATGACGAGTCGAAGGAAGGAAAGGAGCGGGCTCGAAGGATCGCAGACAAGGCACGATCGCTCGTCTCAAAGGCCCTGGAATCCGGGATATCCACGGTACTGATGACGCAGCGCCCTTCCACGAACGCGATTCCCGTCATCGTGCGGGATCAGTTCCTCTACCGGCTGTGCCTGTACGTGGCATCGTCGGGTACGGCCAAGGTTGCTCTCGGGGATACATACTTCGAAACGATCGCCCCGATCAACCCGGCTCTTCTCGACCCGGACATCAAGGGCCAGGCCGTTCTCTTCGTCAACGGACGCTCCATATTGATCCGAGGGTTCAACTTCGAGGATCAGTTCATCTGGCGCGTGGTGGACGCGATCCACACCCGGCAGCAGAAGACGCTTGACGAAGGACCCACATCCCCGCTCAAGCAGGCTATCGACCTGATGCGGAATGACCGTGTCGAGTTCATGCCTACGGCCGACCTCGCCCCGTCGCTCGGTATCACGGAAGCCGATCCGGTAGAGCGCGGAAAGCAGCTGAACCGTCTTCTCGGGGTTCCCGCCGACAAGGGCCCGAAGGGTGTGCGGGGCTACCGGCTGGCCGATCTCAAGGCCGCCGCTCTGTCCGCTGCGTGA
- a CDS encoding RRQRL motif-containing zinc-binding protein, translating to MSAAWGKCYDPSGARYGVPTYPWRLAPTGLATRRQLRARGLRPGGQEIAAQVMRVNRRAGGVRVSYLYQIDRAKPVRPMTSRKWGALALAMLARRTCPQCRIAYSYCMPTSLGMCLLCAYPDEQNKE from the coding sequence ATGTCCGCGGCGTGGGGCAAGTGCTACGACCCCAGCGGCGCCCGCTACGGAGTGCCCACCTACCCCTGGCGCCTGGCCCCCACCGGCCTGGCCACCCGACGCCAGCTCCGTGCCCGGGGCTTACGGCCCGGCGGCCAGGAGATCGCCGCACAGGTGATGCGGGTCAACCGCAGGGCCGGGGGCGTGCGGGTCAGCTACCTCTACCAGATCGACCGCGCCAAGCCGGTCCGGCCGATGACCTCGCGCAAGTGGGGCGCGCTCGCGCTGGCGATGCTCGCCCGCCGCACCTGCCCGCAGTGCCGGATCGCCTACAGCTACTGCATGCCGACCTCGCTCGGCATGTGCCTGCTGTGCGCCTACCCCGACGAGCAGAACAAGGAGTGA
- a CDS encoding C40 family peptidase, with the protein MRASTAVTIGVGATAAVAVAACLQAAGDDPAGTLLSLSVPSQYKSLIQAAGSTCPAVTPNLLAALLTQESNFNPKARSQVGAEGIAQFMPSTWESHGIDANGDGKRDVMDPEDAIPSAGEYLCSIAKDVKDVPGDQQSNMLAAYNAGSGAVRKYEGIPPYKETQNYVQSIEALAKQPSGGKTASTDQGTTAINAASEMLGMPYSWGGGNANGPSTGICCSPMGRSGANITGFDCSGLTLYAYAKSGISLPRTAAQQYAASEPVKPGEQRPGDLVFYGKTAAGIHHVGIYIGGGYMLNAPRPGTKVRIDPLDTMTDLYALARPVPQQNQEI; encoded by the coding sequence TTGCGTGCCTCTACAGCCGTCACGATCGGCGTGGGCGCGACCGCGGCCGTCGCCGTGGCCGCTTGCCTGCAGGCGGCCGGCGACGATCCCGCGGGAACGCTGCTCAGCCTGTCCGTGCCGAGCCAGTACAAATCCCTGATCCAGGCCGCGGGCAGCACCTGTCCGGCGGTCACGCCGAACCTGCTCGCCGCGCTTCTCACCCAGGAATCCAACTTCAACCCGAAAGCGCGCTCGCAGGTCGGAGCGGAAGGCATCGCACAGTTCATGCCGTCCACGTGGGAATCCCACGGCATCGACGCAAACGGCGACGGCAAACGGGACGTGATGGATCCCGAAGACGCGATCCCCTCGGCAGGCGAATACCTCTGCTCAATCGCCAAGGACGTCAAGGACGTGCCCGGCGACCAGCAGTCCAACATGCTCGCCGCCTATAACGCCGGAAGCGGTGCAGTACGCAAGTACGAGGGCATTCCCCCGTACAAGGAGACACAGAATTACGTCCAGTCCATCGAGGCACTCGCCAAACAGCCCTCCGGTGGAAAGACCGCATCGACGGATCAGGGCACGACCGCCATCAATGCGGCATCCGAGATGCTCGGCATGCCGTATTCGTGGGGCGGCGGAAACGCGAACGGTCCCAGCACCGGAATCTGTTGCTCGCCGATGGGCCGCTCCGGGGCGAACATCACCGGTTTCGACTGCTCCGGGCTCACGCTGTACGCCTACGCAAAATCCGGAATCTCCCTGCCCCGCACGGCAGCCCAGCAGTACGCGGCATCCGAGCCGGTAAAGCCCGGCGAACAGCGCCCCGGCGATCTCGTCTTCTACGGAAAGACCGCAGCAGGAATTCATCACGTCGGCATCTACATCGGCGGCGGCTACATGCTCAACGCCCCCCGCCCCGGCACCAAGGTCCGTATCGACCCCCTGGACACCATGACCGACCTGTACGCCCTCGCCCGCCCCGTCCCCCAGCAGAACCAGGAGATCTGA
- a CDS encoding GntR family transcriptional regulator yields MSQQANPRGTFLKIADSVKRQIEDDPDMTELPSLAEVMRDHEVSRGVALRAFGVLRQEGVAEPVPGERWRVVRAGARVNRRPLDQRIADIITAEGLEVGEAFPSASALADRFGVSRPTVTKALEKLETAGVLAGGGQGRVRTVRAVPTREERS; encoded by the coding sequence GTGTCGCAGCAGGCCAACCCGCGGGGAACCTTCCTGAAGATTGCCGACTCTGTGAAGCGGCAGATCGAGGACGACCCGGACATGACGGAGCTCCCGTCACTGGCTGAGGTCATGCGCGACCACGAGGTCTCGCGCGGGGTCGCCCTCCGCGCGTTCGGCGTGCTGCGTCAGGAAGGCGTGGCCGAACCGGTCCCCGGCGAGCGGTGGCGCGTCGTGCGCGCGGGTGCCCGAGTCAACCGGCGTCCGCTCGATCAGCGCATCGCCGACATCATCACGGCTGAGGGGCTCGAAGTGGGGGAAGCCTTCCCGAGCGCTTCCGCGCTGGCCGACCGGTTCGGGGTCTCGCGCCCCACAGTGACCAAGGCGCTGGAGAAGTTGGAGACCGCCGGCGTGCTGGCGGGTGGCGGACAGGGCAGGGTGCGGACGGTCCGCGCCGTGCCGACGCGAGAGGAGCGTTCGTAG
- a CDS encoding DUF6233 domain-containing protein, producing MNDSSLSRLALLRFLERVQVRDLERTRRWIADEEKREAERQRGIAARPPAPDWLIERGLSRQNAVYVHVGDCWNAGSRSKGVERDQAVRALADGVMACPQCRPDTALGILD from the coding sequence GTGAACGACTCCAGTCTGTCGCGGCTTGCCCTGCTCCGCTTCCTGGAACGCGTGCAGGTGCGGGACCTGGAGCGGACCCGCCGGTGGATCGCGGACGAGGAGAAGCGCGAGGCCGAGCGGCAGCGGGGCATCGCGGCGCGGCCGCCGGCGCCGGACTGGCTGATCGAGCGCGGCCTGTCCCGGCAAAACGCCGTGTACGTGCACGTTGGTGACTGCTGGAACGCGGGCTCGCGGTCGAAGGGCGTCGAGCGGGACCAGGCGGTGCGCGCGCTCGCCGACGGCGTGATGGCGTGCCCGCAGTGCCGGCCGGACACCGCGCTGGGCATCCTCGACTAG
- a CDS encoding XRE family transcriptional regulator has protein sequence MTIQDLAAEIGVIPKTIERWVTQGKVPYRRHQYATATALQVDVTMLWDDSRTQESAADLSKAEIVTVYPHRHVVPTDLWREMCERARERIDILVYAGIGLAEDPRFLTVLKAKSKSVPIRVLMGDPACEAVIRRGIDEGHRIMDGKIRNALVNYRPLFTSHPEITFRLHDTVLYNSIYRVDDEMLVNTHVYGVGAYLAPVLHLRRLPGAGLFDTFANSVQQTWEGARPVTDHDITGA, from the coding sequence ATGACGATCCAGGACCTGGCTGCCGAGATCGGGGTGATCCCCAAGACCATCGAGCGCTGGGTCACGCAAGGCAAGGTGCCGTACCGGCGCCACCAGTACGCGACGGCGACAGCGCTCCAGGTCGACGTAACGATGCTGTGGGACGACTCCCGGACTCAGGAGTCCGCAGCCGACCTGAGCAAAGCGGAGATCGTCACGGTCTATCCGCATCGCCACGTCGTACCGACGGACTTGTGGCGGGAGATGTGCGAGCGCGCCAGGGAGCGCATCGACATCCTTGTCTACGCAGGCATCGGCCTCGCGGAAGACCCGCGCTTTCTCACGGTCCTCAAGGCGAAATCGAAGAGCGTCCCGATTCGCGTCCTGATGGGCGACCCTGCGTGCGAGGCCGTCATCCGACGCGGTATCGACGAAGGCCACCGCATCATGGACGGCAAGATCCGCAATGCGCTGGTCAACTACCGCCCTCTGTTCACTAGCCACCCTGAGATCACGTTCCGTCTGCACGACACCGTGCTCTACAACTCGATCTACCGTGTGGATGACGAGATGCTCGTCAACACACATGTGTACGGCGTCGGCGCCTACCTGGCCCCGGTTCTGCACCTACGGCGACTCCCCGGCGCCGGGCTCTTCGACACCTTCGCCAATAGCGTGCAGCAGACGTGGGAAGGCGCAAGGCCAGTGACCGACCACGACATCACAGGAGCATGA
- a CDS encoding NUDIX domain-containing protein, with amino-acid sequence MGRIDFLHDPDAPPANSVVPSVVAFVQNDAGQVLMIQRSDNGRWALPGGGHDVGESISDTVVREIWEETGLKAEVVDMSGIYTDPGHVMQYDDGEVRQQFSICFRARPVGGELRTSHETTQVRWVDPADLATLDVHPTMRLRIEHAMDRTRPTPYIG; translated from the coding sequence ATGGGACGCATCGACTTCCTTCACGACCCCGACGCCCCGCCGGCCAACTCGGTGGTGCCTTCCGTCGTGGCATTCGTGCAGAACGATGCGGGGCAGGTGCTGATGATCCAGAGGTCAGACAACGGCCGTTGGGCCCTGCCCGGTGGCGGGCACGACGTTGGCGAGTCCATCAGCGACACCGTTGTGCGTGAGATCTGGGAAGAGACGGGCCTCAAGGCCGAAGTCGTCGACATGTCCGGGATCTACACCGACCCTGGTCACGTGATGCAGTACGACGACGGCGAGGTGCGCCAGCAGTTCAGCATCTGCTTTCGCGCGCGGCCGGTCGGCGGTGAACTCCGTACAAGCCACGAAACGACTCAGGTCCGCTGGGTCGATCCAGCGGACCTGGCGACGTTGGACGTACACCCCACGATGCGGCTCCGGATCGAGCACGCCATGGACCGGACCCGCCCGACTCCCTACATCGGCTGA
- the ku gene encoding non-homologous end joining protein Ku produces MPRTIWSGAISFGLVTVPIHVQSATENHSIQFHQYHLEDMGRVRVKKVCELEDREVAQSEIGKGYEYAKDQVVAISDADLRELPLPTAKAIEIQAFVPLDSIDPIQIGEGYYLAPDGAVAAKPYKLLVQALGRSSKVAVAKYAWSGRERLGLLRIRDNVIVLHAMRWPNEIRAPGAVDPPDEKVSKEEIEGALALMESMARDDLDGPEFEDTYTDALAKIIEAKREDRELPEAPEPEKPAQVLDLMAALNQSVEKARASRGEDADVHELPKKTAAKKTAKKQPAKKTTAKKTTGKKVTGRRPRSA; encoded by the coding sequence ATGCCCCGAACCATCTGGAGCGGCGCCATCTCGTTTGGCCTGGTCACGGTGCCTATCCACGTCCAGAGTGCAACGGAAAACCACAGCATCCAGTTCCACCAGTACCACCTGGAGGACATGGGGAGGGTGCGGGTGAAGAAGGTGTGCGAGCTGGAGGACCGCGAGGTCGCCCAGTCGGAGATCGGTAAGGGCTACGAGTATGCCAAGGACCAGGTCGTCGCCATCTCGGATGCGGACCTGAGGGAGTTGCCGCTGCCGACCGCGAAGGCGATCGAGATTCAGGCTTTCGTGCCGCTGGACTCCATCGACCCGATTCAGATCGGTGAGGGCTATTACCTTGCCCCGGACGGGGCTGTGGCGGCGAAGCCGTACAAGCTGCTGGTGCAGGCGCTTGGCCGGTCGTCGAAGGTTGCGGTCGCGAAGTATGCGTGGAGCGGGCGGGAACGCCTTGGGCTGCTGCGGATCCGCGACAACGTGATCGTGCTGCACGCGATGCGCTGGCCCAACGAGATCCGCGCCCCGGGCGCCGTCGACCCGCCGGACGAGAAGGTGTCGAAGGAGGAGATCGAGGGGGCCCTCGCTTTGATGGAGTCGATGGCACGCGACGACCTCGACGGCCCCGAGTTCGAGGACACCTACACCGACGCCCTGGCAAAAATCATCGAGGCCAAGCGGGAAGACCGCGAGCTCCCCGAGGCCCCGGAGCCCGAGAAGCCAGCCCAGGTCCTCGACCTCATGGCCGCGCTTAACCAGTCGGTGGAGAAGGCCCGGGCCTCCCGCGGCGAAGACGCCGACGTACACGAACTGCCGAAGAAGACCGCGGCCAAGAAGACGGCGAAGAAGCAGCCAGCCAAGAAGACGACCGCGAAGAAGACCACGGGGAAGAAGGTGACCGGACGCAGGCCGCGCAGCGCCTAG